Below is a genomic region from Rosa chinensis cultivar Old Blush chromosome 5, RchiOBHm-V2, whole genome shotgun sequence.
acggaaaaaagaaagaaaaaaaaggttctgTGACAGAACTTGGAATGTGCCTAGTTCTTGCTTAGTTTGTGTAGTATGGTATGTAAAAAGAGTAGTTTGCTTCGTATGTCCTTCAAAGTTCTAACGACTCAATTAGTTTTTATTATTGTAATATTGTTGTCTTGTGGTTTTatgaacccccccccccccccaaattgtATGTTTTGAATGATAATAGTAAAGGTGTGAGAATCAGCTTCCCACTGAGTTccaaatctcaaaaaaaaaaaaaaaaaaactctgagTCCGcaaattttttattcatttagaTCCAGCTCACCCTATATTCGGATCCTGAATCTGCCACTGGTCAAGCTTATGAGTACAAGAGATGCACAACATTTATTGTTCTAAAGCCGTAGACGCCTCCCTACGTTGTTCATAAGATGTCTAGTCCGCTTTGCATGACTAGCAATAGATGGGGTGCTAAGTGTTTATCGATTGCCCAAGAAATGGAAGGGAGAAAGTTGAAGAGTAAAGAAATGAGAGCAGTAGAAAAGACGTCCATTATTTGTCTTGAGAGTTTATTATTTATAGATTTCTTCATAACCCTTTAAAAAGACATGACTCTtgaatttaaataaaaaaaccaacaaTCTCCCACAATATTCAAATCtgcaaaaactcaaaaaatatGTGAAGATTGAGAGAGAAGGAAATTTATACAACTTTTATACCATGCAATAGGTGTAAGTGTCTTTCAGACTTGAACCTACACTTGGTATAAACAACTAACTTTTATTCGAATGAGAGTCTTCAACTATGTCTTGAACTAGTAAACAATTCATTTCACACTTTAGAATTACAATGCTGTAGTCCTGTAGAAGCTGATTATTCCAACTATATTTTCAAACAAACCAAAGAGAAAACTTATAAAAGTAGCAACGGTTTATATAAGTATAACGATAAAAGGACACTTTGCTCAAATtctctaatttctattttcccAATAATATGAATCAGGGCGGACTGGATAGAGGTCTTGAGCAGATGTAGTTGAAGCGGTCCACGACCCTTCAATTGACATAGTTCGTCTCTGACTCTCAGGGTCACCATTGTTTTCTTCAATATTGGATTGAAAATGTCTCCTCATCGCATTGATTTCATTAATTGAGGCGTTTGGATCAAAGACCACCTCCTGAACGGAAGCTCTACCTTCAAGCATGCTCACCACTGAAGACATAGCGGGCCTAACTGCTGAAGAAGCATTAGCACAAAGGAGAGCAATATTGATCGTATTAATCATCTCTGCTTTGTTAAACTCTGAGTCCAACCTTGGATCCACCATGTCCAACAAACTTGCTCTCTCTTTTAGAAGAAGTGCCTAGAAACATGAAGATACAAAAGCCAATATGATTTGTCAATGAGATGCTCATATTGACTATCACCAAGAAAACCAGTGAAACCTTTTAGTGTTGTTCAGAAAAAGTCGTGCAGAACtgatattatattattattatagaAAACATAATGAGCCAGAGTATGCTTTAATAGAGATAAACGGTATCAACAAAACTCAATATTAAATAAGGAAAGCCGGTAGATTAACATTACCCAATCTAGAAGATAAAAACATTCTTCCTTTGAGCGGTAAGTTGTATTGCACCTTCCACTGACCATTTCCAATACAAGAATTCCGAAACTATAAACATCTGCTTTATCAGTTAGATAACCCCGCATTGCATATTCAGGTGCCATATAACCACTGCAAATTGTGATATCAACCATCATCAAGGTTAACAACTAGTAAAAATACTACTATTCCAAAAAtcatagggttttttttttttttcctcaattgAATGTTAAAATTTTGATAGGGATGACATAAAAAGGCTACATTGGAAGAACAAATATGCATCTTAAAATTTCTTGAATAGTAGAGAAACCTTACATTTAtccatcttttcttttttcctttctctgaATTATGGACCCATGCATCCGGGTGAAATGAAGATAGACAAAAAAGCATAGGAAAATAAGGTAAAACATAGGGGCTCACAAAGTTCCAGCAATCCGAGTGCTTATGTGGGTATTATCGTCTTCATCAAGCTTGGCCAATCCAAAGTCAGATATCTTTGGGAAAAGATTTTTATCAAGTAGCACATTAGTAGCTTTGATGTCTCTATGAACGATCTTCCACCTTGATTCCTCATGGAGGTAAGCCAAACCTCTGGCTATACCAACACAAATCCTATGCCTTGTTGGCCAGTCCAACTTCACCTGATTTTCTTTTGGGCCTTACATTGATAAAAAGTAGTTTGAAGAAATGAATTctatgtttctttcttttgagtATAACTAATATCTTTGCATACCCTCTAGCATGAACCAAAACAAGGTAAATAATATGAAAATTATAAGAGAGAAACACTTACCAAATAGAGCACGTGCGAGACTATTGTTTTCCATGTACTCATAGACAAGCAACAAGTTATTTCCTTCAATACAGCATCCATAAAGCTTGACAAGGTGAGGGTGTTGCAAAGCAGAAATCATGCCTATCTCATTCACAAATTCACGATTCCCTTGCTTCGATTTGGCTGAAAGCTTCTTAACAGCAATTGCAGTGTTGTCTGATAGAAGGCCCTGCATTCAACAAACATACTTAACCTCTTCTGTAAACCGTAAACAGGTTTAACAAGAAACATGATGCATTTAAATTAGCCCAAATGcagtaaataaataattattggTTATGAAGAATACCCTGTAAACAGGACCAAAACCACCTTCTCCAATCTTGTTCGCTATGTCAAAGTTGTTTGTGGCAGTTTTGATTTGCCTCAAGGTAAATTTGCCAGTCTGCAGGTCCACACCCTTCAAATCTATGTATGAAGCAAACTTAGATAAGAAATTATATTATTGCCCATAACTTCAGAATGATATATGGCATTCTTAATTTTTAATATCTTGAGACTGGTTTAAGGCCTACTACTTAACAGAGTCAATGAAGCCATAGCTTTAACAGCAAAATTATTTCATATCATCTTACATGTGTGGCAGTGCATATGTTATGGAATGAGAGTAATTTACATGAAACAGATGTAGAAAAACAACATAGATAGTCATCTTAGCTACAAAAATAACATAAcaaatataaaagaaataaaaaaaaaaaaaaaccaagataACAGAAACAACTAGAAATACCTTGTTCCAAAGTATTTGGTGGTCCTATGAAGCCTTTCCACCAAAGAATACATAAAATCactaatattatgaacactcctCCAGCCACAATTCCAACCACTTCACCTGCGGATATACCACTTCCACCTCCTTGCGAGGGTTCTTTCGGGGGTATAAAATCTACCAGAGGAAGAATATGtttagtatattattattattattattttttcactCTTGTACATGCATATTATTTTTCCACTCTTGTAATTCAAGGTGAAAATGGACTTTTTCATCTAATGCTTGAAAGCATACTCCATGTAGTATTTCAATGCAATTACAATAGCATAAATCAGTTTTATATGAGAGCCTAAGAGGGAACTTAATGAAGATGATATCTTAACTCTCAAGTCAAGAAATAAGTAGGTAGATGTAATTTTGTGGCGATTCAAAGTAAAAGAAACTGAAGAATTCAATCAGAATCTCAAGCCATTGTACGTTATACGAGAGAGCTGAAGTAGAGTTTAATGAAATATCAGACTCCTAACACGAACCTTTACACATGAGAAACTCCCCATTCTCTACAAATAGTTATTAGAAGAAGCTCATAACAGTGCAAAACTTACTTGGGTCTACAGAAATGGCTGATATAAGAGGACCATAGACTCCTCTTCTAGGGATAGCCTGTGTTCCTTTCCCATTCCAAAAGAAACGAATCTCCAAGGTACGAGTTGTTACAGAAGCAGTATAGTTTCTTATGACTAATATACCATTCCCACCTGCTACATCCGCAATATTAAAATCCTTCTCCACTCGTTTCCCCTGCAATATACTACTTTAATTACTTGTCGTTTCATTCTCACATTGAAAATTATATTTCTCGGTTTTGATTTCAATCTATTACATGTCATTAATCGAAATTCATAAACGTAAAACTCATTTTTCAATTGGCCAAAACCTAATCATCATTTGTTGAATTACCACCTGAATGTAAACATCAAATATACGCCTTCCCAAGCTACGATATGTTTTGTCATTTGTAAACATTATCTCTGCAAAATGGAGCCTCACTGTGTAGTTTCCATTCATCAGGCAAAACCCAAAATAAGTTAGAGAGATGGGTGAAACGCGTGCCGTCATGTACAGTTGAGGATTGCGCATAGAGAGTGTAGATATATTAGACACAATAAAGGTGTCTTGAGAACTGTCATCatcagggtagtaaccagtgcTGCTAAACCCCCAGTTGCTATTGCTTTCATAAAATGATGAAGGTCCACCTTGATTGATATCTGCTTCATATTGTATGGATGTGCTGATATCTTTATGAGCATTTCCACCACAATTTGTACGGAGAAAGTACGAGTCTGGAATGAAAGCAAAGAAAGCTTTGTAGCTATTAAAGAGAACAACTAAAAGGAATAAACCCCAAAACAAAAGGAGTTGGTTTATTATAGCTCCCTAACAGAGTTTTCTTTTCCAGAAGCAGTTAGCCTAAATTTTGTTACCATAAGTCCCTTTTGTTACACAACCAAGCTTCTTTCGAACTAACTTAGTGACAATTACATGCTGAATAACAGAACACCAATGGACCTCTAACCCTAGATCCTAAATCTCCAATCCCTACCATGGTATACTAAACCCTACCGTGGTATAATATTGAATAATCCATTAAAAGACCCAAACAGCTCAAAGAAACTCAAAAACCTTAACATAACAAAagatggaaattattctatgcaccgacggtgtaagtaacccaacccttataaaataatctcaacccttgatatttattatcaactttatttttaataaacaaaaagtgtatttaatgcaatctaaccattcatttatgttggtgcaagtgcacggcggtgctctgaataatctctcaacAAAAGAACAACGTATGAATTGCATCATTGGAATTTGGAATATCTCTCTCACGTGCTTCAAAcaccgggaaaaaaaaaaaaggagtgggCCTCGGTGAAGGGAAAGAAAACGCAAGCACAATCGTTCCTTTCATAGAATATATGGTTCAGATGAGCTGATGAGTGACTACAAGTCAAGGTTGATGAAATTACTAATTTATCATTCTTTTCCGTTCTTTTCCCTTTATATCTTGCCAAAATGACTCGTTAGCAGTTggaaatatcaaatatataaCTAACCAAAATAGTTACTATTCTTTAATTTTCATATGGAAAATCATCCAAACAGTATCTAAATTTTTTCAGATTATTAATTCTCATACTTATATTTTAAAAGATATCAAAATAGTATCTGAGGACTTGAGCCTGACCCAATATTCGTACCTAGTAACAGTACAACTATTAACTCCGTTAACTTCTCAAGGGTATTTTCATATGTTCAGTATTCATCCCAATACTGCACACCAAATCCGTTGTAGCACAATTTAGTTAGCTATCAACCTAGGTTTGACTCCCGGCAGCGAAGctaattttcttgtttttgttcttttccttcCCTTCCAATTTCCTGTCCTGGTTGAAATCAACATTATCACCAATCCTCCAAACCCATTAATGGCGATGGCGGTGATGGCGCCCAAAACCCTCTCCTCCTTCCTTTCTCCTTTCACTTTCATACTCCCAAACACCAACCTCCACAGCAAACCAGGCAATAACAAACAAGGACAGACCGATAAATAAAAACACTGTCAAATCCACACGAGGAGAGGTGAATAAGCCAGAAGAAGGAAGGCTTGAGGTGACTAGCCCAACACTGCACTAGTTTAGTTGCTTAGACATGGATGATTTATTACTCCAAACAATTGTGAGTTTATCACCTTGTAGGCTTCACCAATTGTGCGTTCAAATTGTGATAATTAAAGTACTGTAGTCTTCAGCCAATATACATGCTCAAAGAAATCCTTCATTTCTGTTGAAGAAAGGCCGTGATTGAGAGCCTGTTGTATATGGTTATACAACACAACCTTAGACAAGCCCTTGAAGCTTTCCACTGCCGTGGTTCCGACGACCCGCTTTGGCGATCAATTGGTTCAAGACACTCGGAGGAAGTTTAACATCTTTTACATGCTTTAAAATCCTTCATGGTGATTAAGCCAAAAACTCAACAAGGAAAGAGGAGGCCCGACCAAGAATTTGGGGATGGAAGACAGAGAACCTTGAAATTGCAGCTaacccagaagaagaagccaaCACCACCCCAATCAAACCCACTGAGAAAGATCATTCTGGTGGCCTCAATTGCTGCCGGATTAATCCAATTCAGATGGGACCGCTGCACCTCCCGCTTCGGCCGACGCCTCCCTTCATCGTCGTTGGCTCCTTTCTCGTCACTATCGCCGTCTTTCTCGCTCGGTCAATTCTTCAGTGAGTCCCTCGACAAACCCACCAAACCACATAACACCGCCGTCTTCGTCATCGGGTTCTAAATCCTAGCAGACATCTCCGGCTCCGACACCAAGAAGGGACGAAATTAAGGTTATGGAGTTTGATTTGGGGGAAAACGATTAGGGTTCAAGTGAACGGTTGAAAATACCCATGAAAAGTTTACCGAGTTAACGGttttactgttgctaggtacaAATATAGGGTTGGTCTCAAATcctcaggtaccattttgaaattttttaaaatataggtatgaaaattaatagttttGAAAAGTTTAAACACTGTTTGAACGATTTTCCCATTTTCATAAGTTGAgaacatgtttttctttttcctttccccCTTAAAAAATTGATTTCATagtaatttcaatttattttgtGTCCCTCAAACTCTTGAGAGATATCGCTTTCAAATAATTAGTAAGGCTACAAAATTATGTGTTTAAAGTTGTACTTTCACTTACCATGTCTGGAGGTAGAAAACCTTTTGTCGCAAAACAATAATTTTTTGTCACCTAAAGGAACTTATGTCTGCGGAAACCAAATTAAGTTACCTCTCGGACATGTTGCATTATTCAAACATGAAATAATTCTGCAAATAGAAGGCCGGAAAATGTCAGAAATATAACATCGCAGCTAAAAATGAACTGTAAATTAAAATAAGGGATACACAATTGGTTTGGAGTGCCAATTAGTCCTATGGTGCATGCTTTTTCAGAAACTTAATTTGAAACTTACGACTTATTTCCTTTTGACGAGCTTGCAAACAAGTTCCTGTAGACATTAGCAAAAATTGAAAAGTTAAGTTTGCTGTACAAAAcacaaagaaattaaatttgggctACTGAATACATTCTTACATGCCGCCACGGCCACAATTGTCGGTCCCACTAGTGGTCATGTTGTTGTATGACAGATCACTGCACATAAAGCAGTCTgatatgaacttttttttttttttttttttttttttacgggaATAGAATCAGGTTCTATTAGTAAAGCGACCTCACTTAGTCAAATAGAGGAATTCTCGAATTCCTCATATTACATCTCAATGCACAAATTAGATTGCATATAGCAGAGCAACCAAACTCTTAATTAGAGCCACTGACTTGACAAGCGGTTACGCCTAAAACGTTCAAGGTGTACATTGCTGCTTAGCAAACTACTACAATCGAGGGCAGAACAGGAGAGAATGCTTATTgaaagcaagaaaaaaaaacttttgtaattttttaggATATATGCTCTCAAAACTTAGAAGTGCTATCTAAGAATGCTATCATAGATTGAATACCAGTAATCACCAGACAAAATAAAGGTATACAGTTAATGCTATGTTGATGGTATAATTGCAAATCAAGCTCCAAAGTTCTACTTCACACCATAATGGATGTACCATGCATGCTTCATGTAATAGATAATGTAGTATTCCTTATTAATTAACTATATTTTATATTTGGAAGAGGGCCTTACATGCTGGTTCCTTTCAGCGATTCGGGCACTGGTCCATTCAGCAAGTTTCCAGTTAAGAATCTAAACATATTAAATCCAAAAAGACACGAGTGAAAAATGCAGTGGTCATTATATAAAATTGGCTTATGTTTGATCAGTTCTAAGTGCCTTGGATCATACTTTTATCTGAAAAGTCACATACAAGAGATAATTTATATTTTTGGCCGAATTTCACAGAAATAAATTACTACAAATTGTACATAAACTAACAAAGTTATGCAATAGATTTTAAACTATTTCGATCCAGTGCTTTTGATTAAAATGAACAAATTCCAAAATGATCATAGAAAGATTAATAGGTTAGTAATTTATCCTGGGCTTCCACAATAAAGTGCCCTGGCCAGGCCTGGTCTGTAAAGTTTCTTTGAGATCGATTCCACAGTTACCTtaataattattgatttttgttATGACCATGTTCTAACAGTTATTGAAGTTTAAGAATACACCAATTGATAGTTTGAGCTTGTTGAACCACTGAAGAATATTTGTCTGAATGTTGGTGTAAGAGAGTCAAAATCTGTTATTTGAATTGCTTACATGTATTGCAAGTCATCTTTACTAACAAAGGGGCTAGGAATTTTCCCAGTAAGCTTGTTAAAGCTGAGGTCTCTGCAAACAAAACAATATCAAAAGCATGTCACAGTAGGATCAAAATCCCAGAACATGATTaagaatcatatatatatatatatatacggaggcgttccaaagaggacgtccgcactttcgttaaagtgcggacggcgctgctgcagctcggctcggggcGCGACGGAGCGGCGAGGGTTGCCGGAAGGACGCCAGGGGTCGGGCGGAGCCGTCTGCAGcaggtggagtcgccggcgacgtcgTTGGAGGGCTGCCCagaaaacctgcagttgcaggtcgggttgctgcccagaacctgcaaccccgacctcctccgaccgtGAACACAGCCCAGAACAGTCCaagatgcctccggcctccctcctgcaagccgccctccgccgccgccgcctgGAACGCCTCCGCTGcatcgccgtccgcactttagtgaagtgcggacgtccgcttcagaacgggcctctatatatatatatattgtactaATGCGTCATTGTcaacactactagcaaaacaacaattacccacagattaaaatctgtgggtaataagactttctcacacggatttcagtgtgtgatagcttTTACTCACGGTACGCGCACAGATTGAGTTACCGtgtggtttggagggggggtaaTACTCATCTCACACAGATTattttgtccgtgtgaaatacttacgtgggccccactataattccacaaatataaattaccggaattagctgcaatccgtgtgaacaactctatttcacacggatttctgtgccaaatacgtacctatctcacacggatttctgtgtcaaatacatacctatctcacacggattattttgtccgtgtgaatattaGAAGTGAGCCCCACTATCTTTCCGTAAATATAGATCACCGTAATGGAATgcatccgtgtgaacaactctatttcacacggatttctgtaccaAATACGTAccaatctcacacggatttctgtgtcaaatacatacctatctcacacggattattttgtccgtgtgaatattagaagtgggccccactatctttCCGTAAATATAGATCACCGTAATGGAATgtatccgtgtgaacaactctatttcacacggatttctgtaccaAATACGTAtcaatctcacacggatttctgtgtcaaatacatacctatctcacacggatttctgtgtcaaatccttttaccctaactctcactgatttctgtgtgtaaaagtaacagcatgttaaaaaaaaaatttctgctaattaatttgcaacctaaacataataatacttttattttttattcaaaaaaaaaaaacttttttttttctacaatttaaatatattacaaatatttacaataaaatgaacaaatccacaactcaatcgAAAATATTCAAACTTTACATTCATAGCAAGATATTTTTTTACATTTCATACCAATGCTAATTAGAATAAAAATTAGTACATGATCATCAACAATGCAAGTACTACTAATTTCATTGTCTGCCCAAGCTGCAACATTCCAAGTGAAATGTGAAAAGTTTGGATGAGAGCTTGACATAACCGAACTTTGTCTTCGATTACCGGTATTCGACTGATGGCAACCAAGATAATGTCATAGAGTAACACGTCTcaagcaaattgaaaatcaatatagGTAGGTAGTTTCTGCAAGACCCACATTTGtgacagtcctacgatcatcatatcaaaattacaagtctAACGGATGGTTCGATCTTCACATATCACAAATCGAACTATCAAAATCaatcgaaattgtaaaattcacaactaaatcatacgatatccaaaattcacatgctatatatcaaaatgatcgtatcgacatgtagaatctaaaaatgagCAGAAACTGCTCTTGGGACCCCCGGAACTGGCCGAAAAAGGTCGCCGGAGTTAggggcagagccgccgccgaccacctccaatggtgttGGGGCTGGGCTACTCCGCTTCGTTTCCTCATTTTGAGAAACAtttataactagcacgaagtcagaaaatgagtacaagtgatcgaaaattaccaaaacagtccggtttggccggaaaaactGCAGTTTCCGATAGCTGCTCCGTTCAACGTAAAAACGGTTGCTTCGGGTCCAGTCCTTCTTTCTGCGTGTTCTACTCCTTGATACTAGTTCAACAAACTAAAGaactcgagttttggtggccggagataggAGAAATCTCGGTTTGAACCAAAACGGCCGAAAATGGAAACGTGGTTACCGCCGCCGATACAGGCCGTGCCGCCGCTCAAGGCTACCACAGGCAGCTGCACAAGGAAGATACGAAGCTGTAGGATGTGGTTTGGCAtcaaacggtggccggaggagggagaacggagCCGGAGACTCCATGCTCTGTTTTCAGCtcagggagaggagagagagaaatagggaTCGATATGCTTCAGATTTGGATCAATTTGCTGGTTATAAGCGGAATTtccacggatatccgtgtgaaatacatttacccTTGCTACTGATATCCGTGTATATGGCTCAGTAatccacagaaatccgtgtgtagtACTACTAGGGGAGGAAAATtgaatttattccaaaaaaatgagcgggaaaaaaatttaccacgaaAATCAGTGTGAGCTACATATCtgttagtatttcacacggatttctgttagtatttctatttcacacggatttctgtggcttttaagtacagtaaatccgtgtgtgttgttattttgtggaaaattttctggttttaaGCAGCATTATGCACGGAAATCTGTGTGTTtatagtatttcacacggaaatccgtgtgaaatacatttgcATTTactacagatatccgtgtgaatttaCCTCGGTAACCCAATAGCTATCATCTAttgttatttaaatatttacaaCAGCACCCACAGTAATCCGTGGGAATATCCAAATATTGAGCGGGAATAAATTGATTGGCCCGCCCTTGTTTTTTGAAACTAAATAATTGTCATTCAATTGTAATTTGCTGGGTATAAGCGGAATTTCCACGtcaatccgtgtgaaatacatttaccttTGCTACGGATATCCGTGTATATGTATTTAAGaaatccacggaaatccgtgtgtaatactactacgggagggaaattgaatttgttccaaaaaagtgagcgggaaaaaatttaccacgaaaatccgtgtgacatacatatatatttaccactgattttcgtgtgtatttatctcggtaatatataactatcatgttaattattgtttacactgaattctgtctctattctatttttttcccacggaatttagtagctaatttttcttttcacacagatatccgtgtctacatttcacacagatattcgtgtgttgCTCATTTCACAGATAATTCTGTATTAAACACTTGTTgtaacggaattctgtagctaatagagTTTTTCACACATAATTCTGTAGCGaatggttcttttcacacggatttccgtgttaacatttcacacagatatccgtgtgtgttacttatttcacacagatgtctgtaccaaaaaccggtcaaccctttaaacgcttctacttccctaaggggagccgacccttgaggagataaaatttcagaaatttttacattagttgatatagcttctacccatgagagcatgagagtttacagatcaaaaaaataagttacgagtgagcggttatgagcatattagttttatgtagtctttaaaatttagggttgacctactagatcgaaacccaaacgacaacgaaaatagctaaaattttgaacacaaccatttattcttatcatgataacatcctacggtcgattttgataaagtctatttcctacgcattgttgcttatggaaggtatacttttcattataactaataaactagttataccacattagtagacatataagaattttgtgcaatccaaaaaataaaaataaaaaattgataaatttgacattactcgtctatttatagcgtattaataggtacggtgtaaaaaaattaacccaatccgccgttctttcaatatcaaataagtggttaactttatatacacatatactttttcacacggaattctgtagctaattgttcttttcacacggatatctgtgtgaataggttttagtttttacacagacatcagttactgttgtttattcacacggatttcagtgtgtagtctcctttttcacacggaattttgtagctcattgttcttttcacacggatttctgtgttaacatttcacacagatatccgtgtgtattactaatttcacacagatgtctgtaccaaaaaccggtcaaccctttaaacgcttctacttccctaaggggagctgacccttgaggagataaaatttcagaaatttttacattagttgatatagcttctacccatgagagcataagagtttacagatcaaaaaaataagttacgagtgtgcggttatgagcatattagttttatgtagtatttaaagtttagggttgacctcctagatcgaaacccaaacgacgacaaaaatagctgaaattttgaacacaaccatttattcttatcatgataacatcctacggtcgattttgataaagtctatttcctacgcattgttgcttatggaaggtatacttttcattataactaataaactagttataccacattagtagacatataagaattttgtgcaatccaaaaaataaaaataaaaaattgataaatttgacattattcatctatttatagcgtattaataggtacggtgtaaaaaaattaactcaatccgccgttctttcaatatcaaataagtggttaactttatatacacatatactttttcacacggaattctgtagctaattgttcttttcacacagatatccgtgtgaatagattttagtttttacacagacatcagttac
It encodes:
- the LOC112202410 gene encoding probable leucine-rich repeat receptor-like serine/threonine-protein kinase At3g14840, which translates into the protein MVGIGDLGSRVRGPLVFCYSAYSYFLRTNCGGNAHKDISTSIQYEADINQGGPSSFYESNSNWGFSSTGYYPDDDSSQDTFIVSNISTLSMRNPQLYMTARVSPISLTYFGFCLMNGNYTVRLHFAEIMFTNDKTYRSLGRRIFDVYIQGKRVEKDFNIADVAGGNGILVIRNYTASVTTRTLEIRFFWNGKGTQAIPRRGVYGPLISAISVDPNFIPPKEPSQGGGSGISAGEVVGIVAGGVFIILVILCILWWKGFIGPPNTLEQDLKGVDLQTGKFTLRQIKTATNNFDIANKIGEGGFGPVYRGLLSDNTAIAVKKLSAKSKQGNREFVNEIGMISALQHPHLVKLYGCCIEGNNLLLVYEYMENNSLARALFGPKENQVKLDWPTRHRICVGIARGLAYLHEESRWKIVHRDIKATNVLLDKNLFPKISDFGLAKLDEDDNTHISTRIAGTFGYMAPEYAMRGYLTDKADVYSFGILVLEMVSGRCNTTYRSKEECFYLLDWALLLKERASLLDMVDPRLDSEFNKAEMINTINIALLCANASSAVRPAMSSVVSMLEGRASVQEVVFDPNASINEINAMRRHFQSNIEENNGDPESQRRTMSIEGSWTASTTSAQDLYPVRPDSYYWENRN